From Campylobacter sp. MIT 12-8780, the proteins below share one genomic window:
- a CDS encoding YggT family protein — MVDVLGSSFLLSVIGVIQILINAYMWVIIITALISWVNPDPYNPIVQILYKLSAPAYRLVRFIPTRIGAIDLAPLIIIIALQFISILIGNIARLAL, encoded by the coding sequence ATGGTTGATGTGTTGGGAAGTTCTTTTTTGCTTTCAGTAATTGGCGTGATTCAAATACTTATCAATGCTTATATGTGGGTGATTATCATCACAGCCCTTATCTCTTGGGTAAATCCTGATCCTTATAATCCAATCGTGCAAATTCTTTACAAGCTCTCAGCCCCAGCTTACCGCCTTGTGCGTTTTATCCCTACAAGAATAGGCGCTATTGATCTTGCTCCTTTAATCATCATTATCGCTCTTCAATTTATCAGTATCTTGATAGGCAATATCGCAAGGTTGGCTTTATGA
- a CDS encoding lytic transglycosylase domain-containing protein, producing MRIVLALVFTCAVAFAAIYDLQTLKTKDNSLAKDYYLHRLLEENQISKKEANSLRKQIFRYAGKIKKDLEKLVPPPKAYVDPKYAKCYNYTTKTITEANTTCQKFRLSSLAFISNLDTNTRQNLAYHYKGSDLSTLLLAFNDTNILTFLVNNQNSKDFIRTFTFLKASDLDNVNASFLNELAKQNGFAKFAQDLIIKKQAPKLRSSFVKIDPSMVSEGVAFYLGVNALLFNDEKKALAFFQKAYESFDKAADKDNALFWIWQINKKKEHLQSLAKSQSLNIYSLYAKELMREPLPPITFLEAKDTKSNFNMKDPFLWQSTAKKIQKASPKELETLAKEFNSKHTLPIYAYILERQFKFKNNYFIMPYYEFIKDYDTKRQALILAIARQESRFIPTAVSTSYALGMMQFMPFVANHIAQKELKLKDFDQDDMFDPKTAYFFANHHLNYLEERLKSPVFIAYAYNGGIGFTNKMLARDDMFKKGKFEPFLSMELVPYQESRIYAKKVLANYIAYLHLLNDNTKISSIFESLVQNTEPSRKD from the coding sequence ATGAGGATAGTTTTAGCTTTAGTTTTTACTTGTGCTGTGGCATTTGCAGCCATTTATGATCTGCAAACCTTAAAAACAAAGGATAATTCTTTAGCTAAGGATTATTACCTGCACCGCTTGCTTGAGGAAAATCAAATTTCAAAAAAAGAAGCAAATAGCTTGCGTAAGCAAATTTTTCGCTATGCTGGAAAGATTAAAAAAGACTTAGAAAAACTTGTGCCTCCACCCAAAGCCTATGTTGATCCAAAATACGCAAAATGCTATAATTACACCACAAAAACCATCACAGAAGCAAATACAACTTGTCAAAAATTTAGGCTTAGCTCACTTGCTTTTATCTCAAATCTTGATACAAATACGCGTCAAAACCTTGCATATCATTACAAAGGTAGTGATTTAAGCACCCTACTTTTAGCCTTTAATGATACAAATATCTTAACTTTTCTTGTAAATAATCAAAACAGCAAGGATTTTATACGCACCTTTACTTTTTTAAAAGCAAGTGATTTAGATAATGTTAATGCCAGCTTTTTAAATGAACTTGCCAAGCAAAATGGCTTTGCAAAGTTTGCTCAAGATTTAATCATCAAAAAACAAGCCCCAAAACTTCGCTCCTCTTTTGTAAAAATCGATCCAAGTATGGTAAGTGAAGGTGTGGCTTTTTATCTGGGCGTAAATGCCTTGCTTTTTAATGATGAAAAAAAAGCTCTTGCTTTCTTTCAAAAAGCCTATGAAAGCTTTGATAAAGCCGCTGATAAAGATAATGCTTTATTTTGGATATGGCAGATTAACAAGAAAAAAGAACATTTACAAAGCCTAGCCAAAAGCCAAAGTTTAAATATCTATAGCCTTTATGCCAAAGAGCTTATGCGTGAGCCCTTGCCTCCTATTACTTTTCTTGAGGCAAAAGATACAAAATCAAATTTTAATATGAAAGATCCTTTTTTGTGGCAAAGCACAGCAAAAAAAATTCAAAAAGCAAGCCCAAAAGAACTTGAAACCCTTGCAAAAGAGTTTAACTCAAAGCACACCCTGCCTATTTATGCGTATATACTTGAAAGGCAGTTTAAATTTAAAAACAATTACTTTATCATGCCTTATTATGAGTTTATCAAGGACTATGATACTAAGCGTCAAGCACTTATCTTAGCCATTGCTAGACAAGAAAGCCGTTTTATCCCAACTGCTGTTTCAACCTCTTACGCACTTGGAATGATGCAATTTATGCCTTTTGTGGCAAATCATATCGCACAAAAAGAATTAAAGCTTAAAGATTTTGATCAAGATGATATGTTTGATCCAAAAACGGCGTATTTTTTTGCTAATCATCATTTAAATTATCTTGAAGAAAGGCTAAAATCCCCTGTTTTTATCGCTTATGCGTATAATGGCGGTATAGGCTTTACAAACAAAATGCTTGCACGAGATGATATGTTTAAAAAGGGTAAATTTGAGCCTTTTTTATCAATGGAACTTGTGCCGTATCAAGAAAGCAGGATTTATGCAAAAAAGGTATTAGCTAATTATATTGCGTATCTACATCTACTGAACGATAATACAAAGATTTCGAGTATTTTTGAAAGTTTAGTTCAAAACACTGAGCCTTCACGCAAAGATTAA
- the mobB gene encoding molybdopterin-guanine dinucleotide biosynthesis protein B, producing MKKQVMAFSGPSNSGKTTLINKLIKHFSAQNLKVFVLKHDPSDKACFDTKGKDSFSFFENKAEVFVLSPTRTTFFSHEPRSVEECLRLAGDFDLFLIEGLKTLPYPRIGVFKDKLDESYFSVCNAIASYEKPKNNTLTWLDLDDIKGIASFILQNAFQFKG from the coding sequence GTGAAAAAACAAGTTATGGCTTTTAGCGGTCCTTCAAATTCAGGCAAAACAACTTTGATTAACAAGCTTATAAAGCATTTTAGCGCCCAAAATTTAAAGGTTTTTGTGCTAAAGCACGATCCAAGCGATAAGGCTTGCTTTGATACAAAGGGCAAGGATAGTTTTAGTTTTTTTGAAAACAAGGCTGAAGTTTTCGTGCTAAGTCCTACAAGAACGACTTTTTTTTCACATGAGCCAAGAAGCGTTGAAGAGTGCTTGAGGCTGGCTGGGGATTTTGATCTATTTTTGATCGAGGGGCTAAAAACCCTGCCCTACCCTAGAATCGGTGTTTTTAAAGATAAGCTTGATGAGAGTTATTTTAGCGTATGCAATGCTATAGCAAGCTATGAAAAGCCCAAAAATAACACACTAACTTGGCTTGATCTTGATGATATAAAAGGCATTGCAAGCTTTATCTTGCAAAATGCTTTTCAATTTAAAGGATAG
- a CDS encoding class 1 fructose-bisphosphatase — protein MQEIISHIQKAVLNIANELKFPDTGYQSTHNATGDTQLKLDVKSDMIITEILSKCKNIKALVSEEKPEALELNTEAKYIVAYDPLDGSSLLDVNFAVGSIFGIYEEKMSAKNLKMAIYSIYSARLELIICTDIPKLYRLNHKNEFEYIKDLKLSQKGKINATGGTQKNWSKTHASFIKSLFDEGYRLRYSGAMVSDIHQILCKGGGLFSYPATTDAPNGKLRAFFEVFPFAYICEKAGGKTSNGINKSLLELEFSKPHSTTPCFFGSSYEIDKLLSFKAEQ, from the coding sequence ATGCAAGAGATTATTTCTCATATACAAAAAGCTGTTTTAAACATAGCAAATGAGCTTAAATTCCCAGATACAGGCTATCAAAGCACGCACAATGCAACAGGAGATACCCAACTTAAACTTGATGTTAAAAGTGATATGATTATCACTGAAATTTTAAGTAAGTGCAAAAATATCAAAGCCCTTGTAAGTGAAGAAAAACCAGAAGCCCTTGAGCTAAATACAGAAGCTAAATATATAGTAGCTTATGATCCACTTGATGGCTCATCTTTGCTTGATGTAAATTTTGCAGTTGGCTCTATCTTTGGAATTTATGAGGAAAAAATGAGTGCAAAAAATCTCAAAATGGCTATTTATAGTATATATTCAGCTAGACTTGAGCTTATCATTTGCACTGATATACCTAAACTTTACCGCCTCAATCATAAAAATGAGTTTGAGTATATCAAAGACTTAAAGCTGAGCCAAAAGGGCAAGATCAACGCTACAGGTGGCACACAAAAAAACTGGAGCAAAACTCATGCAAGCTTTATTAAAAGTCTTTTTGACGAGGGTTACCGCTTAAGATATAGTGGGGCTATGGTAAGTGATATACACCAAATTTTATGCAAGGGTGGAGGGCTTTTTAGTTATCCAGCCACTACTGATGCACCAAATGGAAAACTTAGAGCCTTTTTTGAGGTTTTTCCTTTTGCTTATATATGCGAAAAAGCAGGAGGTAAGACAAGCAATGGCATAAATAAAAGCTTACTTGAACTTGAATTTAGCAAGCCTCATTCTACTACGCCTTGTTTTTTTGGCTCAAGTTATGAAATTGACAAGCTTTTAAGCTTTAAGGCAGAACAATGA
- the metG gene encoding methionine--tRNA ligase codes for MRYLTTPIYYVNDAPHLGHAYTTIIADTLARFYRLQGEQTLFLTGTDEHGQKIEQAAKQKNSNPKAYADKISAEFKELWDEFNITYDIYARTTDERHIKCVQAMFIKMFEKGDIYKGTYEGHYCVSCESFFTQSQLLANNTCPDCGKNTQLVKEESYFFRLSKYEKAILKWYEEADPILPKNKKNELINFVQGGLKDLSITRTSFDWGIALPKEMNDEKHVIYVWLDALFIYLSSLDYLENGKNAKFFPAHIHLVGKDILRFHAVYWIAFLMSVDLPLPRYIGAHGWWTRDGEKMSKSKGNVIKPKELKDAYGIEPMRYFLLREMPFGNDGDFNETAFINRVNSELCNELGNLLSRIVGMSAKYSNSSIQSEDIKEFFTSELTQTKEYLFNAINFLESVQTSRYLEELFKALSLANSSISKYEPWNLIKNGDTKKANALVALCANILAKVSVLLSPALPQSCEKIALSLGFAITSENYQKLILDDELLSFQSKACEPLFTKIEEARLKPAIQEPIQEQKTQKIKIDDFAKIEIKIALVKDCQSIEGSEKLLKFILELENGELRQVLSGIAKFYEPQSLIGKQVCLLSNLKKAKIFGHESDGMILSAKSKDKLVLISPEQLVENGSIVG; via the coding sequence ATGAGATATTTAACTACTCCTATTTATTATGTTAATGATGCACCTCATTTAGGGCATGCTTATACGACTATCATCGCTGATACCTTGGCAAGATTTTACCGCTTGCAAGGCGAGCAAACGCTTTTTTTAACAGGAACAGATGAACACGGACAAAAGATAGAACAAGCTGCTAAACAAAAAAATTCAAACCCAAAGGCTTATGCTGATAAAATCAGTGCTGAATTTAAAGAGCTTTGGGACGAGTTTAATATCACTTATGATATATACGCACGCACCACAGATGAAAGGCATATAAAATGCGTGCAAGCTATGTTTATAAAGATGTTTGAAAAGGGTGATATTTATAAGGGCACTTATGAGGGGCATTATTGTGTTTCTTGTGAGAGTTTTTTTACTCAAAGCCAACTTCTTGCTAACAATACCTGCCCAGATTGTGGTAAAAATACTCAGCTTGTCAAAGAAGAAAGCTATTTTTTCCGCCTTTCAAAATATGAAAAAGCGATTTTAAAATGGTATGAAGAAGCTGATCCTATCTTACCTAAAAACAAAAAAAATGAACTTATCAACTTCGTGCAAGGTGGCTTAAAAGACCTTTCTATCACAAGGACAAGCTTTGATTGGGGCATAGCTTTACCAAAAGAGATGAATGATGAAAAACATGTGATTTATGTATGGCTTGATGCACTTTTTATCTATCTTTCTAGTCTTGATTATCTTGAAAATGGCAAAAACGCAAAATTTTTTCCAGCCCATATTCATCTTGTAGGTAAGGATATATTGCGTTTTCATGCTGTGTATTGGATCGCTTTTTTAATGAGTGTTGATCTGCCCTTACCTCGTTATATAGGCGCTCATGGTTGGTGGACAAGGGATGGGGAAAAGATGAGTAAAAGCAAAGGCAATGTCATCAAACCAAAAGAATTAAAAGATGCTTATGGTATAGAGCCTATGCGGTATTTTTTACTAAGAGAAATGCCTTTTGGAAATGATGGAGATTTTAACGAAACAGCCTTTATAAACCGCGTTAATTCAGAGCTTTGCAACGAACTTGGCAATCTTTTAAGTCGTATAGTAGGTATGAGTGCAAAATACTCAAATTCAAGCATTCAAAGCGAGGATATAAAAGAATTTTTCACAAGCGAGCTTACACAAACCAAAGAATATCTCTTTAATGCCATAAATTTTTTAGAAAGCGTGCAAACAAGCAGGTATTTAGAAGAGCTTTTTAAGGCTTTAAGCCTTGCAAACTCAAGCATAAGCAAATACGAGCCTTGGAATTTAATCAAAAATGGCGATACAAAAAAAGCAAATGCCCTAGTTGCTTTATGTGCGAACATACTTGCAAAGGTAAGTGTGCTTTTAAGCCCTGCCCTACCACAAAGTTGTGAAAAAATAGCCCTTAGCTTAGGCTTTGCAATAACAAGTGAAAATTATCAAAAACTTATCTTAGACGATGAATTGCTTTCTTTTCAAAGCAAGGCTTGTGAGCCTTTATTTACCAAGATAGAAGAAGCTCGCTTAAAGCCTGCTATACAAGAGCCAATTCAAGAACAAAAAACACAAAAAATAAAAATTGATGATTTTGCAAAGATTGAGATCAAAATAGCCCTTGTTAAAGATTGTCAAAGTATAGAAGGTAGTGAAAAGCTTTTGAAATTTATACTTGAGCTTGAAAATGGCGAGTTAAGACAAGTTCTATCAGGCATAGCTAAATTTTATGAGCCTCAAAGCCTCATTGGCAAGCAAGTATGCCTCTTAAGCAATCTTAAAAAAGCTAAAATTTTTGGGCATGAAAGCGATGGCATGATACTTTCAGCAAAAAGTAAAGATAAGCTTGTGCTTATAAGCCCAGAGCAACTTGTAGAAAACGGCTCTATAGTAGGCTGA
- the murA gene encoding UDP-N-acetylglucosamine 1-carboxyvinyltransferase, whose product MQYLQIQACDYLSGSVEISGAKNAALPLIVSSILAKNEVLIHNIPEVADIKTLFVLLENLGAEYELKNHNARINTSKLNNTKAVYDIVRKMRASILTLGPLLARFHQCEVSLPGGCAIGQRPIDLHLQALEKMGANISIKQGYVMASGELKGAEIIFDKITVTGSENIIMAASLAKGKTRLINVAKEPEVVQLCEVLVNAGLDIKGIGSDELEIIGSDGELLEFQEFSVIPDRIEAGTYLCAAAITNSKITICKANASHLSAVLDKLKQMGFGIEVQDDAITILPAKEIKPVEIITSEYPGFPTDMQAQFMALALKANGTSIIDERLFENRFMHASELLRMGADIRLNGHIATINGGKELNGADLMATDLRASSALILAALAAKGVSRVHRIYHLDRGYERLEEKFKALGANIKRLEE is encoded by the coding sequence ATGCAATACCTTCAAATTCAAGCTTGTGATTATCTAAGTGGAAGTGTAGAGATTAGCGGTGCAAAAAATGCTGCCCTACCCCTTATCGTCTCAAGCATTTTAGCCAAAAATGAAGTGCTTATCCATAATATCCCAGAAGTTGCTGATATCAAAACACTTTTTGTTTTGCTTGAGAATTTAGGGGCTGAGTATGAGCTTAAAAACCACAATGCAAGGATAAACACAAGCAAGCTTAATAACACTAAAGCTGTGTATGATATAGTGCGAAAAATGCGTGCTTCTATACTTACACTTGGACCCTTGCTTGCTCGCTTTCATCAGTGTGAAGTAAGCTTACCCGGAGGTTGTGCTATAGGACAACGCCCAATTGATCTGCATTTGCAAGCCCTTGAAAAAATGGGTGCAAATATCAGCATAAAGCAAGGCTATGTTATGGCAAGTGGCGAGCTTAAAGGAGCTGAGATCATCTTTGATAAGATCACAGTTACAGGCAGTGAAAATATCATCATGGCAGCAAGCCTTGCAAAAGGTAAAACAAGACTCATTAATGTCGCTAAAGAGCCTGAAGTGGTGCAGCTTTGTGAGGTTTTAGTAAATGCTGGACTTGATATAAAAGGCATAGGAAGTGATGAACTTGAGATAATAGGAAGTGATGGCGAGCTTTTAGAGTTTCAAGAATTTAGTGTTATACCAGATAGGATAGAAGCAGGAACTTACCTATGTGCTGCAGCGATTACAAATTCAAAAATTACGATTTGTAAAGCAAATGCAAGTCATTTAAGTGCGGTTTTAGATAAACTCAAACAAATGGGCTTTGGTATAGAGGTGCAAGATGATGCAATCACCATACTTCCAGCCAAAGAAATCAAGCCCGTTGAGATCATTACAAGTGAATATCCGGGCTTTCCAACTGATATGCAAGCGCAATTTATGGCTTTAGCGCTCAAAGCAAATGGCACAAGTATCATTGATGAAAGGCTATTTGAAAACCGCTTTATGCACGCAAGTGAGCTTTTAAGAATGGGAGCTGATATAAGATTAAACGGACATATTGCTACGATCAATGGAGGCAAGGAGCTTAATGGAGCTGATTTGATGGCGACTGATTTAAGGGCAAGTTCAGCTCTCATCTTAGCAGCCCTTGCGGCAAAAGGTGTGAGCCGCGTGCATAGAATTTATCATTTAGATCGTGGTTATGAGAGACTTGAGGAAAAATTCAAAGCCCTTGGAGCAAATATCAAAAGGCTTGAAGAATGA
- a CDS encoding molybdopterin molybdotransferase MoeA: MNDLFATLKLLENHIKELFSFEYVELFKAKERVLFEDIKARIDTPRFTNSALDGYAFNYDDKDKPLHIKGVIFAGDKAEYELKPCECYKIMTGAKLPKNADTILMIEDECIQEGKLIIKNPPKRLNAVRFKGEEYQQNEPLFQKGTLLTNTHLALLASQGISKLKVYKKLRVGVLSSGNELKEPWQEADENSVYNTNATSIIAQLTQPSIELSYLGIIKDELSEVKKALINCNYDLLITSGAASVGEADFMQKALKELGFTPIFEGIKAKFIKPSKLFQKDNKLVLVLPGNPLSCFLATRLIVPKLFSLFFGTILQDKSYEALLSKDIELKSGRNNFIFGKFENGVFTPYAKNFGSNMLKVLLENEYLLISELESSSLAQNQKVKIVRILDF, from the coding sequence ATGAATGATCTTTTTGCCACTTTAAAGCTTTTAGAAAATCATATAAAAGAGCTTTTTAGCTTTGAATATGTAGAGCTTTTTAAGGCAAAAGAAAGAGTGCTTTTTGAAGATATAAAAGCTAGGATTGATACGCCACGTTTTACAAACTCAGCCCTTGATGGCTATGCTTTCAATTATGATGATAAAGATAAGCCCTTACATATAAAAGGAGTGATTTTTGCTGGAGATAAGGCTGAATACGAGCTTAAACCTTGCGAATGCTATAAGATCATGACAGGAGCAAAGCTACCCAAAAATGCTGATACGATTTTAATGATAGAAGATGAGTGCATACAAGAAGGCAAACTTATCATCAAAAATCCACCAAAACGTCTTAATGCCGTGCGTTTTAAAGGCGAGGAATATCAACAAAATGAACCCTTGTTTCAAAAAGGCACGCTTTTAACAAACACTCACTTAGCCCTGCTTGCAAGTCAGGGCATAAGCAAGCTTAAAGTATATAAAAAGCTTCGTGTAGGTGTGCTTTCAAGCGGAAATGAACTAAAAGAGCCTTGGCAAGAAGCTGATGAAAACAGCGTTTATAATACAAACGCTACAAGCATTATAGCCCAGCTTACGCAGCCAAGCATAGAGCTTTCCTATCTTGGCATCATTAAAGATGAGCTTAGTGAGGTAAAAAAGGCTTTGATAAATTGCAACTATGATTTGCTTATAACGAGCGGTGCAGCTAGTGTTGGTGAGGCTGATTTTATGCAAAAAGCCTTAAAAGAGCTTGGCTTTACGCCTATTTTTGAGGGTATAAAGGCTAAATTTATCAAACCAAGTAAGCTTTTTCAAAAAGATAACAAACTTGTCCTTGTTTTACCGGGCAATCCTCTTTCATGCTTTTTAGCTACGCGTTTGATCGTGCCAAAGCTTTTTTCTTTATTTTTTGGCACAATCTTACAAGATAAAAGCTATGAAGCCCTTTTAAGTAAGGACATAGAGCTAAAAAGCGGGCGTAACAACTTCATCTTTGGCAAATTTGAAAATGGTGTTTTTACACCTTATGCTAAAAACTTTGGCTCAAATATGCTTAAGGTTTTACTTGAAAATGAGTATTTGCTTATCAGTGAGCTTGAAAGCTCAAGCCTGGCACAAAATCAAAAGGTAAAAATTGTTAGAATTCTTGACTTTTAA
- a CDS encoding PepSY-like domain-containing protein, with protein MKLKLILASLTCGASFLLADMVVAPNTLPANAQGFIKQNFPAAQIMLVKRDLDSFDVTLNDGTEIDFNINGQWTSVDGKYKAIPTGFLGQAIVSKVRAAQPNAVIIDVDRKIGGFKFKLNNMMEVYTDMNGNVLGQQFDD; from the coding sequence ATGAAACTCAAACTAATCTTAGCGAGTTTAACTTGTGGTGCTAGTTTTTTACTAGCTGATATGGTGGTTGCTCCAAATACGCTTCCAGCAAATGCTCAAGGCTTTATCAAGCAGAATTTCCCAGCTGCTCAAATCATGCTCGTAAAAAGAGATCTTGACTCTTTTGATGTAACCTTAAATGATGGCACTGAGATTGACTTCAATATCAACGGACAATGGACAAGCGTTGATGGCAAATACAAAGCTATTCCAACAGGCTTTTTAGGACAAGCTATAGTTTCTAAAGTAAGAGCAGCTCAGCCCAATGCGGTGATTATCGATGTAGATCGTAAAATCGGAGGGTTTAAATTTAAACTTAATAATATGATGGAAGTTTATACTGATATGAATGGCAATGTGCTTGGACAGCAGTTTGACGACTAA
- the mog gene encoding molybdopterin adenylyltransferase: protein MDSIKVGILSLSDRASAGIYEDKATPKVKEVLQSYIKNECEFICELIADEFELIKERLLFLSKEAQCDLIITCGGTGPALRDVTPEATEAVCEKMLPGFGELMRQASLKFVPTAILSRQSAGIIQNSLIINLPGNPKAIAECLEPIFPAVPYCLDLIGAHFIHTNEAIIKAFRPKNT from the coding sequence ATGGATAGTATAAAGGTAGGAATTTTAAGCTTAAGTGATAGGGCAAGTGCTGGAATTTATGAAGATAAAGCTACCCCAAAGGTAAAAGAAGTGCTTCAAAGTTATATCAAAAATGAATGTGAGTTTATATGCGAGCTTATCGCTGATGAGTTTGAGCTTATCAAAGAAAGATTGCTTTTTTTAAGCAAAGAAGCACAATGTGATCTTATCATTACTTGTGGTGGAACTGGACCTGCTTTAAGAGATGTGACGCCTGAAGCTACTGAGGCGGTTTGTGAAAAAATGTTACCGGGTTTTGGCGAGCTTATGCGTCAAGCAAGTTTAAAATTTGTCCCAACAGCGATTTTATCGCGTCAAAGTGCAGGGATAATCCAAAACTCACTCATCATTAACCTACCGGGCAATCCAAAGGCTATTGCTGAGTGTTTAGAGCCTATTTTTCCAGCTGTGCCTTACTGCTTAGACTTAATAGGAGCTCATTTTATACATACAAATGAAGCCATTATCAAGGCTTTTCGTCCTAAAAATACTTAA
- a CDS encoding AAA family ATPase: protein MNKNKKIIIFSFALLCVLVGVIYFKNEPRYIDKRLYESFLQENLITKAVISDKEIIIKANNDNYAIIKDGIDLDELLQKVPVEVRQENTAFFLSFIIITLIAMFVSAFYFSRKKQIQRFPISPPNESQSNPILESANSGIKPVISHIKFDDVAGVDEEKSELSEIVDFLKNPQKYKEFGIKMPKGVLMVGPPGVGKTLIAKAVAGEAGVPFFYQSGSSFVEIYVGMGAKRVRELFNKAKMMAPSIIFIDEIDAVGKARGEVSNVERDSTLNQLLTQMDGFEDNSGVIVIAATNKIELMDPALLRSGRFDRRIFLSLPDFKDRLKILEIYMKDKKNNVELKNIAKASVGFSGAGLETLVNEAAINALRRGSSLVEESDFFAVLNKVLVGKKKILSFDENEKKIQATYQAAKALSAYYFDVGFEKITLIEDRFKEYEKQIRSKSELLNKIKVHLAGSCAMKLIYNESYTNSQHDFLKVKELVGFMLSFDMADEKTLSDQKQEVQNYLEPMKDKILELANVLLEFEKLESEDVARVMRVH, encoded by the coding sequence TTGAATAAAAATAAAAAAATCATTATTTTTTCTTTTGCGTTATTGTGCGTGCTTGTTGGTGTTATTTATTTTAAAAATGAGCCAAGATATATTGATAAAAGGCTTTATGAAAGCTTTTTGCAAGAAAATCTTATCACAAAAGCTGTTATTAGTGACAAAGAGATTATTATCAAGGCAAATAATGATAATTACGCCATTATTAAAGATGGCATTGATCTTGATGAGCTTTTGCAAAAAGTGCCTGTTGAAGTAAGACAAGAAAATACAGCATTTTTTTTAAGTTTTATAATAATCACTCTTATAGCTATGTTTGTTTCAGCTTTTTATTTTTCACGAAAAAAGCAAATACAAAGATTTCCTATCTCGCCTCCAAACGAATCGCAAAGCAATCCTATCTTAGAAAGTGCAAACTCTGGTATAAAACCGGTGATCTCTCATATCAAATTTGATGATGTAGCTGGGGTTGATGAGGAAAAAAGTGAGCTTAGTGAGATCGTGGATTTTCTTAAAAATCCGCAAAAATACAAAGAATTTGGCATAAAAATGCCAAAGGGCGTGTTGATGGTAGGACCTCCCGGAGTTGGTAAAACCTTGATCGCAAAAGCTGTAGCAGGCGAAGCTGGAGTGCCATTTTTTTATCAAAGTGGTTCAAGTTTTGTTGAAATTTATGTAGGAATGGGAGCAAAAAGGGTGAGAGAGCTTTTTAATAAAGCTAAAATGATGGCTCCAAGTATTATTTTCATCGATGAAATAGACGCTGTTGGTAAAGCAAGAGGCGAGGTAAGCAATGTCGAGCGAGATAGCACCTTAAATCAGCTCTTGACCCAAATGGACGGCTTTGAGGATAATAGCGGCGTTATCGTTATCGCAGCAACAAATAAAATCGAGCTTATGGATCCAGCCTTGCTTCGCTCAGGTCGTTTTGATAGACGCATTTTTCTTTCTTTGCCAGACTTTAAAGATAGGCTTAAAATCCTTGAAATTTATATGAAGGACAAAAAAAATAATGTCGAGCTAAAAAATATCGCCAAGGCAAGCGTAGGTTTTAGCGGAGCAGGGCTTGAAACTTTGGTGAATGAAGCAGCGATTAATGCCTTAAGAAGAGGTTCGAGCTTGGTTGAGGAGAGTGATTTTTTCGCTGTTTTAAACAAGGTTTTAGTTGGTAAAAAGAAAATCTTAAGCTTTGATGAAAATGAGAAAAAGATACAAGCAACTTATCAAGCTGCAAAGGCTTTAAGTGCGTATTATTTTGATGTAGGCTTTGAAAAAATTACCCTCATTGAGGATCGTTTTAAAGAGTATGAAAAGCAAATCAGATCAAAATCAGAGCTTTTAAACAAGATCAAAGTGCATTTAGCAGGATCGTGTGCGATGAAGCTTATTTATAATGAAAGCTACACCAACTCACAGCATGATTTTCTTAAGGTAAAAGAGCTTGTTGGCTTTATGCTTAGCTTTGATATGGCTGATGAAAAAACTTTAAGCGATCAAAAACAAGAAGTGCAAAATTACCTTGAGCCTATGAAAGATAAGATTTTAGAGCTTGCAAATGTGCTTTTGGAATTTGAAAAGCTTGAAAGCGAAGATGTTGCAAGAGTGATGAGAGTGCATTAA